The region TGGATCAACAAAGGGAGAAAAAAACGGATGAAAGGGAGCTAATAAAGATGCAGAGTTTGCATTTGAACACACTACTACAAAAGGAGCAATTGTCGCCTGAAGAAGAAAACATGAAACGTTTTCTAATGTCtaagttttatggaaactaattacaGTTTAGTGtatgttttattttcaatatgCTTTTAATGTATTTGTAAGCTCTTTTATTATGTATTTGTATTTCATGCTTTTAATGTATttgtaatatatattatatgccTTTACTACATGAAGAGCTATCATTATCATCTTATTGGATGCAAAGTTGTCATTATCATCTTTATTGAATGCAAGGTTGTCATTATCATCTTTCAGAGACACCACTCTTTTTCGGTATAATCTTATCATCCAAAAAAATATGTCATTATCTTATGAATATAAGATTCTCTGAAGTGTCATCTTTTTATTGAATCTTCGAATTTTATCTAGATAAACTATTTTAACATTATCTTTGTTTTACatttaataacaaaaaaaaatcaatattctTCCTATATAAATAGAGTATAACCATTACATACTTTCATATCCACATTTAACTCTTCATTTCACTCATCATTTCTAAGCTATTTGAAAAATGTCTCATAATGCAAACTTATCAGATGGTTTCGGTTCATCGAATGTGAATGAATATAATGAATGGGAAGCACGAGTTGTTCAAGAAAATCGACAACTTGATGTTATCATGAGTGAGTTACTCATAAGCATACTAAATATAAGCGTAAGAGATCACCCAAGAGCAAGAATGAGGTATTTTGATCGGGAACATGAGTAGGGTGAGGCACGTTTGATGAAAGACTACTTTGTTGAAAACCCAATGTATGGTGAAGAAAATTTTCGAGGTAGATTTCGAATGCAAAAACCACTATTTCTCCGTATAGTGGAAGCTGTTACAGCCAATGACCGATATTTTCAACAAAGACGTGATGCCACAGGCAGATAAGGTCTTTCACCATTACAAAAATGTACCGGAGCTATGCGGGTGTTGGCATATGGGACATTAGTAGATGCACATGATGAATATTTGAGCATGAGTGTGAATGTAACAAGGGATGCTCTTGTAAAGTTTGTGGAAGGTGTTATTTCATGCTTTCATGAAGAGTACCTTAGACGCCCTAATCAAGATGATTTGGCACGACTGCTCCATGTTGGAGAAGAAAGTGGATTTCCAGGTATGGTAAGCAGTATTGACTGCATGCACTGGGAATGGAAAAATTGCCCGACCGCTTGGGCTGGACAATATGTAGGTAGAAGTGATAAGACAACAATAATTTTGGAAGTTGTTGCATCGTATGACTTATGGATATGGCATACATTCTTCGGAACACCGAGTTCATTCGATGATATTAACGTCCTCCAACGATCTCCTCTTTTTGATGATGTCTTGGCAGGTCAAGCACTAAAGGTGAGTTACACTGTGAATGATCGAGAAAATCATATGGCTTATTATATCACTGATGACATACATCCTTCATGGGTTGCCTTTGTCAAGTTAATAAATTCTCCACAACTTCGAAAACACAAGTTGTTCGTTGAACATCACGAGGCTGCTAGAAAAGATGTTGACTGAGCATTTGGAGTTTTACAAGCTCGTTTTGCATTTCTTCATCGCCCTTGTCTTGTGTGGGACAAAGATATGATGGGTAAAATTATGATTGCATGTATCATCATTCATAATATGAAAGTTGAGGATGAACGACACACATACCTTCATTATTATGATCCATCCGAATTTATAACAACAGAAGACGAACAATTATTTGAATACTCTACTCAACGAATTGCAGATCTATCCAGTTATATGACCAATAGGGCACAAGTTCACAATAGAGATGCTCATAACACTCTAAAAGACGATTTGATTGAGCATATATGGAAAAAATTCAACATTAAAGAATAATTATGTAGTTTGCATCTTCCGTATTTGTAACTTATTCTATTAAGTATTTTTCATGAATGTAAAACAATTTTTTatctagtttttttttataatttcatgcttaaaataaataatttatttgtttcaaaataaaatatttaattttaatatttctaGTAGTTTTTagtaaaataaattatattttttaaggAAAAATGAGTTTGGGTTGGGTTGCTCATGGGTGTAAAAAATTGGATTGGATTGGATTGTATAAGTGATAGAgagaaaaattaattttttattaaaaatttggaTTGGGTTGGGCTGTTGATGGGGATAGTCTTAATGATTCtttaatttgtttgtttttttgtttgtggacaatAACTTTGGGACGAAAAGAGTATTAGAATAttataatctaataaaaaataattaatccaataaaaaagaaattaaaaaaaaaagtgactataagaaattaataatctaataaagtaatatttattaatacataATCATCCAATAAAAAAactaattcaataaaaaaaattttaaaaaaagaattaattagaagaaattaataatcgattataaaatacttattaatatataaatatcatatattaaacataatattttatCAATATAATAATtcagaaaaaaataattaatctaatgaaaataaattaaaaacatataattaaaagaaattaataagccaataaaaatatttattagtatataaatattatatattaaaaacaatatttattaagatataataatccaattaaaaaatgaatctaatataaaatatagaataataataattaaataaaattaaaaagaagagatgcaaaaatggtccttctaGTTTGGTAAAAAAATACAATTGCATAAATGGTCCTTgaaggtaaaattgtcatttaaaaaaagttaatagTTAAACTATTAAAGTTAATGACATAGGAACCAAAAATGCACAAGGTATCCAAAATTGGACCGGTGATGCACCATCAAAGGTTTTTGGACCAAAACCATATATTTTTGACA is a window of Lactuca sativa cultivar Salinas chromosome 1, Lsat_Salinas_v11, whole genome shotgun sequence DNA encoding:
- the LOC111905052 gene encoding uncharacterized protein LOC111905052, whose amino-acid sequence is MRVLAYGTLVDAHDEYLSMSVNVTRDALVKFVEGVISCFHEEYLRRPNQDDLARLLHVGEESGFPGMVSSIDCMHWEWKNCPTAWAGQYVGRSDKTTIILEVVASYDLWIWHTFFGTPSSFDDINVLQRSPLFDDVLAGQALKVSYTVNDRENHMAYYITDDIHPSWVAFVKLINSPQLRKHKLFVEHHEAARKDVD